A single region of the Thermoanaerobacterium aotearoense genome encodes:
- a CDS encoding response regulator transcription factor, with the protein MPIKIIIADDDSLIRESLKIILEMDKDFEVVSCVDDGLKALNYCLNHKVDVALIDVRMPIMNGVQASYEICSRTKTKVLILTTFDDDEYIVDAIRSGAKGYLLKNNSPENIKNAIKMVYEGNSVIQDVVLDKIKEGIRKRDGSKIDMSMFTKREIEIMDLISKGLSNKEIADKLFISEGTVKNYISSILDKTSLQHRTQIAIYYLNGKEKNQFK; encoded by the coding sequence ATGCCGATTAAGATAATTATTGCCGACGATGACTCTCTTATTAGAGAAAGTCTTAAGATCATATTGGAAATGGATAAAGACTTTGAAGTAGTGTCTTGCGTTGACGATGGATTAAAAGCTTTAAACTACTGCTTAAATCACAAAGTAGATGTTGCATTGATAGACGTTAGAATGCCTATAATGAACGGTGTGCAGGCATCTTACGAAATATGCAGTCGTACAAAGACGAAGGTTTTGATACTCACTACATTTGACGACGATGAATACATAGTAGATGCCATAAGAAGCGGCGCAAAAGGATATCTTTTGAAGAATAATTCTCCCGAAAACATAAAGAATGCCATAAAAATGGTCTACGAAGGCAATTCGGTCATACAGGATGTAGTTCTTGACAAGATTAAAGAAGGGATTCGCAAGCGTGACGGTTCAAAAATCGACATGTCGATGTTCACGAAAAGAGAGATAGAAATAATGGATCTTATATCGAAAGGACTTTCTAACAAAGAAATTGCTGATAAACTTTTTATTTCAGAAGGAACCGTGAAAAACTATATATCGTCTATACTTGATAAGACATCCCTTCAGCATAGGACGCAGATAGCCATTTATTACTTAAATGGAAAAGAAAAAAATCAGTTTAAATGA
- a CDS encoding sensor histidine kinase encodes MEMWIIATKLIIILYIIVKYIYTDVATYPAEFVAFILLYICINMAYYLTNGKMIKKLMLFLSIGLLMFSYNYVSGFFVFLFPLNIYEIFSGLTTYLFSLVASLSVMIFIKSELMPEYIITLLMSYLILFLSKMSYDKLESLKKRNDELRWKVQDLYIRIDKNEEYERQLKYTTQLEERNKLSQRIHDDIGHTISGSLMQLEASKLLMDRNKDDAKKMIQSTIDTLRNGLESIRIALREIKPPPEQMGLNRLKLVLDDFALKTHISANLKYTGIIDKITYSQWNIIMENVKELLTNAMKYSKATKVSLTIDVLNKFIKVEMKDNGVGTDVVRKGLGLKGIEERCESVGGKVIIDGSNGFSVIFLLPLEGC; translated from the coding sequence ATGGAAATGTGGATTATTGCGACAAAATTAATCATTATTTTATACATTATTGTAAAATACATATACACAGATGTGGCTACATATCCGGCAGAGTTTGTTGCTTTCATTCTTCTATACATTTGTATCAATATGGCGTATTATTTAACAAATGGAAAGATGATAAAAAAGCTTATGCTGTTTCTATCCATTGGCTTATTGATGTTTTCGTATAATTATGTCAGCGGCTTTTTTGTGTTTTTATTTCCACTTAATATTTATGAGATATTTTCGGGATTGACTACGTATTTGTTTAGCCTTGTCGCTTCGCTCTCAGTTATGATATTTATTAAAAGTGAATTGATGCCAGAATATATTATTACATTGTTGATGTCGTACCTTATATTATTTCTCAGCAAAATGTCATACGACAAGTTAGAAAGCTTAAAAAAGAGAAACGATGAATTGAGGTGGAAAGTACAGGATTTATACATAAGAATAGATAAAAATGAAGAGTATGAAAGGCAGCTTAAATACACTACACAGTTAGAAGAAAGAAATAAGCTGTCACAGAGAATTCACGATGATATTGGGCATACAATATCAGGAAGTTTGATGCAGTTGGAAGCTTCGAAGCTTCTAATGGATAGAAACAAAGATGATGCGAAAAAGATGATCCAAAGCACCATAGACACATTGCGAAATGGACTTGAAAGCATAAGAATTGCATTAAGGGAGATAAAACCACCACCGGAACAGATGGGGCTTAACAGATTGAAGCTTGTTTTGGATGATTTTGCATTAAAGACTCATATTTCTGCAAATTTAAAATACACTGGTATTATTGATAAGATTACATATTCACAGTGGAATATCATAATGGAAAATGTAAAGGAATTGTTGACAAACGCCATGAAATATTCAAAAGCCACTAAAGTTTCTTTAACCATTGACGTGCTTAATAAATTTATTAAAGTGGAAATGAAAGATAATGGCGTTGGCACTGATGTTGTAAGAAAAGGACTTGGACTTAAAGGCATCGAGGAGAGATGCGAAAGCGTTGGAGGAAAAGTCATTATAGATGGTTCAAATGGATTTTCGGTGATATTTTTGCTTCCATTGGAGGGATGTTGA
- the argS gene encoding arginine--tRNA ligase: protein MDNIVQKVKDEITEIVINSIEEARKNGLLNIEEIPSVEIEEPKEKQFGDLAVNTAMIMAKSAKMPPRKIAELIKDGLKLEGTMIEKVEIAGPGFMNFYLNDDYSVEALMLIKEKGSDYGRVNIGNGKKVQVEFVSANPTGPMHMGNARGGALGDALSSILDYAGYDVTREFYINDAGNQIEKFGLSLEARYLQLLGEDAEVPEGGYHGDDIIERAKEFLELYGDKYKDADPEDRRKALIQYGLKKNIAKLKEDLEAYGIEYDVWFSENTLHESGEVESVIKELKEKGYTYEKDGALWFKETLFGAEKDDVLVRANGFPTYLASDIAYHKNKFVTRGFDWVIDIWGADHHGHVAPMKGAMKALGIDPDRLDVLLMQLVRLMKGKEVVRMSKRTGKMVTLRDLIDEVGKDAARFFFNMRSADSAVDFDMDLAVEQSNENPVFYVQYAHARICSILRQLKEDGIDTDNLKEVNLKLLKEEAEISLIKKLAYLPEEITIAANTMAPHRITRYILDVASLFHTFYNSCRVRGVDEELMKARIVLIDATRIVIKNVLDMLKITAPEKM from the coding sequence TTGGATAATATCGTACAAAAGGTAAAAGATGAGATAACTGAAATAGTGATAAACTCTATAGAGGAAGCCAGAAAAAACGGCCTTTTAAATATTGAAGAAATTCCATCAGTGGAAATAGAGGAGCCTAAAGAAAAACAATTTGGAGATTTGGCTGTAAATACAGCCATGATAATGGCGAAATCTGCAAAGATGCCGCCGAGAAAAATCGCAGAATTAATTAAAGATGGACTTAAGCTTGAAGGCACTATGATTGAAAAGGTGGAAATAGCCGGTCCAGGGTTTATGAATTTTTACTTAAATGATGATTATAGCGTTGAAGCATTGATGCTTATAAAAGAAAAAGGCTCAGATTACGGCAGAGTAAATATCGGAAATGGCAAAAAAGTTCAAGTGGAGTTTGTATCAGCAAATCCAACGGGACCCATGCACATGGGAAATGCCAGAGGCGGCGCATTAGGTGACGCCCTATCATCTATATTGGACTATGCAGGATATGATGTTACGAGGGAGTTTTACATAAACGATGCTGGCAACCAAATAGAGAAATTTGGCTTGTCATTGGAAGCGCGCTATTTGCAATTATTGGGTGAAGATGCCGAAGTGCCTGAAGGTGGCTATCACGGCGACGACATAATTGAAAGAGCGAAAGAGTTTTTAGAATTATACGGTGATAAGTACAAAGATGCAGATCCAGAGGATAGGAGAAAAGCATTAATACAGTATGGGCTTAAAAAGAACATAGCTAAACTTAAAGAGGACCTTGAAGCGTACGGGATAGAGTACGACGTATGGTTTTCTGAAAATACACTGCATGAAAGCGGTGAGGTAGAATCAGTCATAAAAGAACTTAAGGAAAAAGGCTATACGTATGAGAAAGATGGTGCTCTTTGGTTTAAAGAGACGCTTTTTGGCGCTGAAAAAGACGATGTTTTGGTAAGGGCTAATGGTTTTCCCACATATTTAGCATCTGATATAGCCTATCACAAGAATAAATTTGTGACTCGTGGCTTTGATTGGGTCATCGACATATGGGGTGCCGATCATCACGGACATGTAGCACCGATGAAGGGTGCCATGAAAGCATTAGGCATTGATCCCGATAGGCTTGACGTGCTTTTGATGCAGCTTGTAAGGCTTATGAAGGGCAAAGAAGTAGTGAGGATGTCAAAAAGGACAGGCAAAATGGTGACATTGAGAGATTTGATTGATGAAGTCGGCAAAGATGCTGCAAGATTTTTCTTTAATATGCGTTCAGCAGACAGTGCTGTTGACTTTGACATGGACTTGGCTGTTGAGCAGTCGAATGAGAATCCAGTTTTTTACGTTCAATACGCCCATGCCAGAATATGTTCTATATTGAGGCAATTGAAGGAAGACGGGATTGATACAGACAATTTAAAAGAAGTCAACTTAAAATTGTTGAAAGAAGAGGCAGAAATCAGTTTGATTAAAAAATTGGCGTATCTGCCGGAGGAAATTACAATAGCAGCAAATACCATGGCTCCTCACAGGATTACGCGGTATATACTCGATGTGGCATCACTGTTTCACACTTTTTACAATAGCTGCAGGGTAAGAGGCGTTGACGAAGAACTGATGAAAGCAAGGATAGTTTTAATCGATGCCACAAGAATTGTAATAAAGAACGTACTTGATATGCTGAAGATAACAGCACCAGAGAAAATGTAA
- a CDS encoding hydrolase yields the protein MFIPEIVSPLRQKMVRVPEVIQNVSGIKIHGKVIKSILFTTDIAIIRNTNANAILAVYPFTPQPVITHAIIMASDIPVFSGVGGGLTQGKRVVNLALDAEFQGAMGVVVNAPTANDIIKKIRATIDIPIIVTIVSENEDIKGRVDAGATILNISGAKKTPQIVKRVRDICPNIPIIATGGPTDETIMETIEAGANAISYTPPTNAEIFSHVMDKYREERQ from the coding sequence ATGTTCATACCGGAGATAGTGTCTCCTTTGAGGCAGAAGATGGTCAGAGTTCCAGAAGTCATACAAAATGTTTCGGGTATAAAAATACATGGAAAAGTGATAAAGTCCATACTTTTTACTACAGACATAGCTATAATAAGAAACACAAATGCAAATGCCATATTAGCAGTTTATCCTTTTACACCGCAGCCTGTCATCACACATGCTATAATTATGGCGTCAGACATTCCTGTGTTTAGCGGTGTTGGCGGTGGACTTACACAAGGCAAGAGGGTAGTCAATTTAGCACTTGATGCAGAATTCCAAGGTGCTATGGGTGTCGTCGTCAATGCACCTACCGCAAATGATATAATCAAAAAAATAAGAGCTACGATCGATATACCGATAATAGTCACCATCGTCTCAGAAAATGAAGACATAAAAGGCCGCGTAGATGCAGGGGCAACGATTTTAAATATTTCAGGCGCAAAAAAAACGCCGCAGATTGTGAAAAGAGTGAGAGACATTTGCCCCAATATACCGATAATTGCCACAGGAGGGCCTACAGATGAGACAATAATGGAGACGATAGAAGCTGGTGCAAATGCTATTTCGTACACACCTCCAACAAATGCGGAGATATTTTCTCACGTAATGGATAAATACAGAGAGGAAAGGCAGTAA
- a CDS encoding ABC transporter ATP-binding protein gives MKAVKFERLTKRFGDLVALDNVNLEIEEGEIYGFLGPNGAGKSTAINIICGLLKMDSGKVYVMERDIKREPDFAKMNIGVVPQDIAIYGELSAYENVSFFASLYGLKGRELKESVDMALEFVGLQDKANWLANKFSGGMKRRLNIACAIAHKPKIIILDEPTVGIDPQSRNHILESVKKLNEMGSTVIYTSHYMEEVEAVCTKISIIDHGKIIAEGTKEELKSIITDANTVMITVTSVANIDENKLKAINGVKSIDIDENTVKIVSYRDVSNLDKIIHYFTSDGIAIKNIETQTPDLETVFLTLTGRKLRD, from the coding sequence ATGAAAGCTGTGAAATTTGAAAGATTGACCAAAAGATTTGGGGACTTAGTGGCACTTGACAATGTAAATCTTGAAATTGAAGAAGGAGAGATTTACGGCTTTTTAGGTCCAAATGGTGCCGGTAAAAGTACAGCTATAAATATAATATGCGGGCTTTTGAAGATGGACAGCGGAAAAGTCTATGTGATGGAGAGGGACATAAAAAGAGAGCCTGATTTCGCTAAAATGAATATTGGCGTTGTGCCACAGGATATTGCTATCTATGGAGAACTGTCCGCATACGAAAATGTAAGCTTTTTTGCAAGTCTTTACGGACTTAAAGGCAGGGAACTTAAAGAAAGTGTTGACATGGCGTTGGAATTCGTAGGTCTACAAGACAAAGCAAATTGGCTGGCAAATAAATTTTCGGGAGGAATGAAAAGGCGACTTAATATAGCATGTGCGATAGCGCATAAGCCGAAGATAATAATATTGGACGAACCTACAGTCGGCATAGATCCTCAATCAAGAAATCATATTTTAGAATCTGTGAAAAAGCTAAATGAGATGGGAAGCACTGTAATATACACAAGCCATTACATGGAGGAAGTTGAAGCCGTATGCACGAAAATCTCCATAATTGATCATGGAAAGATAATTGCCGAGGGCACTAAAGAAGAACTTAAATCAATCATTACAGATGCGAATACGGTGATGATAACTGTCACTTCAGTGGCGAATATAGATGAAAACAAACTTAAAGCTATTAACGGAGTAAAAAGCATTGATATAGATGAAAATACGGTAAAAATCGTAAGCTATAGGGATGTTAGCAACCTTGACAAGATAATTCACTACTTTACGTCTGATGGCATAGCTATCAAAAACATTGAGACACAGACGCCTGATTTAGAAACGGTGTTTCTGACGCTTACAGGTAGAAAATTAAGAGATTAA
- a CDS encoding DUF1934 domain-containing protein, with protein MKKALITVKGTQKNAQNETDTIELITEGEFLKKGEYYYIKYDESELSGLDKTTTTLKVGEDLVILMRFGDNQSKMVFEKNTRHESNYVTPFGNIMLGVKSDEIKVNLTENGGELKLKYAIDLDKRVLSDNELHLTVREVN; from the coding sequence TTGAAAAAAGCTTTGATTACGGTCAAAGGCACACAGAAAAATGCGCAAAATGAGACAGATACGATAGAGCTTATAACAGAGGGTGAATTTTTGAAAAAAGGCGAATACTACTATATAAAGTATGATGAGTCTGAGCTTTCTGGCTTGGATAAGACGACGACTACGTTGAAAGTTGGCGAAGATTTAGTAATCTTAATGAGATTTGGAGACAATCAATCAAAGATGGTATTTGAAAAGAACACAAGGCATGAATCAAACTATGTGACTCCTTTTGGCAATATAATGCTTGGTGTAAAATCTGATGAAATCAAAGTAAATTTGACGGAAAACGGTGGAGAGTTAAAACTCAAATATGCCATCGACTTAGATAAAAGAGTATTAAGCGATAACGAACTACATTTAACAGTGCGGGAGGTTAATTAA
- a CDS encoding D-alanine--D-alanine ligase family protein encodes MDKLKVAVLFGGQSGEHEVSRVSATSIINNIDREKYEVYMVGITKNGQWYLYSGDVHKIATGEWEKEAVPALIGPSTKYKGIIAFKDGSYEFYPIDVVFPVLHGPNGEDGTVQGLLELLEMPYVGPNVLSSSLCMDKVFSKRIFLESGIPTPKFTVVYRKDVNDAEKYEYIKSEILEKIGYPCFVKPANMGSSVGITKVHNEGELFDALKIAAKYDRKIIVEEGIDAREIECSVLGNDNPEASVAGEIVPAHEFYDYDAKYFDEASKLFIPAPIPDAKMEEIRDLAIKAYTALDVRGMARVDFLMDKNTGKVYLNELNTIPGFTQISMYPKLWEASGKPYSKLIDELIQLALSAYNEKCTNW; translated from the coding sequence ATGGATAAGCTTAAAGTAGCTGTATTGTTTGGGGGGCAGTCTGGAGAACATGAAGTTTCAAGGGTTTCAGCCACTTCTATAATTAACAATATAGATAGAGAAAAGTACGAAGTCTACATGGTAGGCATAACGAAAAATGGTCAATGGTATTTATACAGTGGAGATGTCCACAAGATCGCCACAGGCGAATGGGAAAAAGAAGCTGTGCCTGCTTTGATAGGACCTTCTACTAAGTACAAGGGGATAATCGCATTTAAAGACGGGAGCTACGAATTTTATCCCATTGATGTAGTTTTTCCAGTTTTGCATGGGCCCAATGGAGAAGATGGAACGGTACAGGGCCTTTTGGAGCTTCTTGAGATGCCGTATGTGGGGCCTAACGTGCTTTCGTCATCGTTGTGTATGGATAAGGTCTTTTCAAAGAGGATTTTTTTGGAGTCTGGCATACCTACGCCGAAGTTTACAGTCGTATACAGAAAAGATGTAAATGATGCAGAGAAGTATGAATATATAAAAAGCGAAATATTAGAAAAGATTGGATATCCTTGTTTTGTAAAGCCGGCAAACATGGGTTCAAGTGTTGGAATAACAAAAGTTCACAATGAAGGCGAGCTGTTTGATGCCTTGAAAATTGCTGCAAAGTATGATAGAAAGATTATTGTAGAAGAAGGCATTGATGCAAGAGAAATTGAGTGCTCCGTTTTAGGCAATGACAATCCAGAAGCGTCTGTCGCTGGCGAGATTGTTCCGGCACATGAATTTTACGATTACGATGCAAAGTATTTTGATGAAGCATCAAAACTTTTCATTCCGGCGCCTATACCTGATGCTAAGATGGAGGAGATAAGAGATTTGGCAATAAAAGCGTATACGGCATTAGACGTGAGGGGAATGGCCAGAGTAGACTTTTTGATGGACAAAAATACGGGTAAAGTCTACTTGAATGAATTAAATACGATTCCAGGATTTACCCAAATCAGCATGTATCCTAAGCTCTGGGAGGCATCGGGAAAGCCATACAGCAAATTGATTGATGAGCTTATACAATTGGCTTTATCTGCTTACAATGAGAAATGTACAAACTGGTAA
- a CDS encoding ABC transporter permease, whose amino-acid sequence MRNVFLLVKNTLKLFFRRKGNLIYILLSVLIPFVVLTVNLSGTSKLTIGVINNDTGILSKDLVNSFKDSQKFRVVNIDKSNLDKYVTKGNIDFAIIFPKDFSKNVIEDKPLKVQIVSIKGKEVALAVKNYVDEYISNLKYLSISSNGDSSTFYKMYQEYEKNALIKLGEYTVKDKSVINDIMTRSVGMFIMFLMMGTSRIAELMLQEKRDKTYSRICAAPVKSIVYASSNFIVNMIVTLFQIGLIMLLLAVFMKLPFDKSFLEIFVILVAFGISAIGLSMLIVAFSDSTAQSGGLSTLIITPSCMLGGAFWPIEVMPKIFQKVSYFMPQRWAIDAITKIEGATSSSDVLLNIFILLAFALTFILIASYKMKMSNKMADFV is encoded by the coding sequence GTGAGAAACGTTTTTCTTCTCGTAAAGAATACTTTAAAATTGTTTTTCAGGAGAAAAGGGAATTTGATTTATATACTGTTGTCGGTTTTAATACCTTTTGTAGTTTTGACGGTGAATCTGTCCGGTACTTCAAAATTAACGATTGGAGTCATAAACAACGACACAGGCATATTATCAAAAGACTTAGTAAACTCATTTAAAGATTCTCAAAAGTTCAGAGTTGTCAATATTGATAAAAGCAATTTGGATAAATACGTTACAAAAGGAAATATCGATTTTGCGATTATATTTCCGAAAGATTTCAGCAAAAATGTAATTGAAGATAAACCTTTAAAAGTTCAAATCGTGTCTATCAAAGGCAAAGAAGTCGCCTTAGCCGTAAAAAATTATGTTGATGAGTACATCAGCAATTTAAAATACCTGTCGATTTCTTCTAATGGCGATAGCAGCACTTTTTATAAAATGTACCAAGAATACGAAAAAAATGCATTGATAAAATTAGGAGAATACACAGTTAAAGACAAAAGCGTGATCAACGACATAATGACACGCAGCGTAGGTATGTTTATAATGTTTTTGATGATGGGAACGAGCAGGATAGCAGAGCTTATGCTGCAGGAAAAACGAGATAAAACTTACTCCAGGATATGCGCTGCACCCGTCAAATCTATAGTATATGCATCAAGCAACTTCATAGTGAATATGATAGTGACTTTGTTTCAGATAGGGCTTATCATGCTGCTTTTGGCTGTGTTTATGAAGCTTCCTTTTGACAAATCTTTTTTAGAAATATTTGTAATTCTTGTTGCGTTTGGGATATCTGCTATAGGGCTTAGTATGCTTATCGTAGCATTTAGCGATTCTACTGCTCAATCTGGAGGATTATCGACATTGATAATAACTCCAAGCTGTATGTTGGGAGGCGCTTTTTGGCCTATTGAAGTCATGCCGAAGATTTTCCAAAAGGTTTCATATTTTATGCCGCAAAGATGGGCTATTGACGCCATAACAAAAATAGAAGGTGCCACGTCCAGTAGTGATGTATTGCTGAATATTTTTATATTGCTGGCATTCGCTTTAACTTTTATACTGATTGCATCGTATAAAATGAAGATGTCTAATAAAATGGCAGATTTTGTGTAA
- a CDS encoding ABC transporter permease has product MRVLKIASREIKENFRSKKAMVFMVLFPIVLMTILGFAFSNTFNSDHKISNISVEYTDNGSKELSKGFNNFVDSCEKLGIRFHEVKEIASGINDVRNVKYNCAGYIVLRGNNIVFYKNDRDFVDTNIVETILKTFVDRFNVVAVLAKENPQSLSKINVSDNYDFTEIVSLNSERQPSSYDYYSITMLTLIILYGSISGIYSINSERVRNTGNRMLTTLAKKHEILLGKILGSSLSVFLQSILVFLYSRFILKAYWGNDIYTITLIIISEIIFSISLGICLGFLFKNSGVASGIVNAIIPFIAFLGGSYFSVDAAEALFKNLSNISPIKWTNSAILNVAFANNYNDVLAAIVINLACAFVFVFLAAYLFRKEAF; this is encoded by the coding sequence ATGAGAGTATTAAAAATCGCATCGAGAGAAATAAAGGAAAATTTTAGAAGTAAGAAAGCTATGGTATTCATGGTTTTATTTCCTATAGTCCTTATGACCATATTAGGTTTTGCTTTTTCAAATACATTTAATAGCGATCACAAGATAAGCAATATCAGCGTAGAATACACAGATAACGGAAGCAAAGAGCTATCGAAAGGATTTAATAATTTTGTGGATAGCTGTGAGAAGTTGGGGATAAGGTTTCATGAGGTGAAAGAAATAGCCAGTGGCATAAACGATGTTAGAAATGTAAAGTATAATTGTGCGGGTTACATTGTCCTAAGAGGAAATAATATAGTATTTTACAAAAACGACAGAGACTTTGTTGATACAAACATTGTTGAGACGATTCTCAAAACTTTTGTTGATAGATTTAATGTTGTTGCTGTCTTAGCAAAGGAAAATCCACAATCATTATCAAAAATAAATGTAAGTGACAATTACGACTTTACGGAAATAGTGTCGTTAAATAGTGAAAGACAGCCGTCTTCTTACGATTACTATTCAATCACCATGTTGACGTTAATCATACTTTATGGCTCTATAAGCGGCATTTACTCTATAAACAGTGAGAGAGTGAGAAATACAGGCAATAGAATGCTTACAACCCTTGCTAAAAAGCATGAGATATTATTGGGAAAAATTTTAGGTTCATCGCTATCAGTTTTTTTGCAGTCAATTTTAGTTTTTCTGTACAGCAGGTTTATACTTAAAGCTTATTGGGGAAATGATATATACACAATCACGTTGATAATAATAAGTGAGATTATATTTTCTATAAGTCTCGGAATCTGCCTCGGGTTTTTATTTAAAAACAGCGGCGTTGCATCAGGTATTGTCAATGCAATAATTCCTTTTATAGCATTTTTGGGTGGTTCTTATTTTTCGGTAGATGCTGCGGAAGCCTTATTTAAAAATCTGTCCAACATATCACCAATAAAATGGACGAATTCAGCCATATTAAATGTGGCTTTTGCCAATAATTACAATGACGTATTAGCAGCGATAGTCATTAATTTGGCATGTGCTTTTGTTTTCGTGTTTTTAGCCGCTTATTTGTTTAGAAAGGAGGCTTTCTAA
- a CDS encoding MBL fold metallo-hydrolase produces MKIRYFGHSCFKIVSENGTSVVTDPFDKTVGYPLPETEADIVTSSHSHFDHNYFKAVKGDYKIVNTPGEHDVKGVHIKGVSVFHDDEHGAKRGKNIIFVIEVDGIKVCHAGDLGHILTDDMIKDIGDIDVLMVPIGGYYTIDDRQAVKVVEQLKPKLTIAMHYRTSNVDFPIETEDNFLKMTGGQKIQSNEIEIDKNYLEGRKEVIALNYKNS; encoded by the coding sequence GTGAAAATAAGGTATTTTGGACATTCCTGCTTTAAAATAGTGTCAGAAAATGGCACAAGCGTAGTGACAGATCCGTTTGATAAGACTGTAGGATACCCGCTGCCTGAAACAGAAGCCGATATTGTGACATCATCCCATTCTCATTTTGACCACAATTACTTTAAAGCCGTAAAAGGAGATTATAAGATCGTAAATACTCCTGGTGAGCACGATGTGAAAGGTGTTCATATAAAAGGAGTAAGCGTGTTTCACGATGACGAGCATGGGGCTAAAAGGGGCAAAAACATTATATTCGTGATCGAAGTTGATGGCATAAAGGTGTGCCATGCAGGAGATCTTGGACATATACTTACAGACGATATGATAAAAGACATAGGAGATATAGATGTATTGATGGTGCCGATTGGCGGGTATTACACGATTGATGACAGGCAAGCGGTAAAAGTAGTTGAACAGCTTAAGCCAAAGTTGACCATTGCGATGCACTATAGGACAAGCAACGTTGATTTTCCAATTGAAACAGAGGATAATTTCTTGAAGATGACAGGCGGACAAAAGATTCAATCCAATGAAATCGAAATTGACAAAAATTATTTAGAAGGCAGAAAAGAAGTAATCGCTTTGAATTATAAAAATTCCTAA